From a region of the Zingiber officinale cultivar Zhangliang chromosome 4B, Zo_v1.1, whole genome shotgun sequence genome:
- the LOC121977914 gene encoding transcription factor MYB41-like, producing MGRSPCCDEVGLKKGPWTPEEDKKLVEHIQQHGHGSWRSLPKKAGLNRCGKSCRLRWTNYLRPDIKRGHFSTDEEKMIIQLHSVLGNKWSMISKGLPGRTDNEIKNYWNTHLKKKLLLMGIDPVTHRQRTDLDFILNHLTNIDHLFANNLIGNLATINNIPCNNNNTLRLLQADALHLVRLQLLQSLIQAMATTTTTMMSTTTTTTHCSGDNPRSYNSSDIIDQLDISQAKLSLPLSLDQDYFSPITPPPPLSDSNFPNFPNCINDQEPNIVSTLARADHDDSTGGINLGEYADDDHDQNMLSWQDILEQISWSE from the exons ATGGGAAGATCCCCTTGTTGTGACGAGGTTGGGTTGAAGAAGGGGCCGTGGACGCCAGAGGAGGACAAGAAGCTGGTGGAGCACATACAGCAGCACGGCCACGGGAGCTGGCGGAGCCTCCCCAAAAAAGCCGGCTTGAACCGGTGCGGTAAGAGCTGCCGCCTCCGATGGACTAACTACCTCCGCCCTGATATCAAGCGAGGCCATTTCTCCACTGACGAAGAAAAGATGATCATCCAACTCCATTCTGTCCTCGGgaacaa GTGGTCTATGATCTCGAAGGGTTTACCGGGAAGGACAGACAACGAGATCAAGAACTATTGGAATACACACCTCAAGAAGAAGCTACTACTCATGGGTATTGATCCAGTGACTCACCGACAGCGAACCGACCTCGATTTTATTCTCAACCATCTTACAAATATCGATCATCTCTTCGCCAACAACCTAATTGGGAACCTAGCTACCATTAATAATATTCCTTGCAACAATAATAATACTCTCAGACTTCTTCAAGCAGATGCTTTGCATTTGGTCAGGCTTCAACTCCTCCAATCGCTTATCCAAGCCATGGCTACAACTACTACAACCATGATGTCGACCACGACGACGACGACACATTGTAGTGGTGACAATCCCAGGAGTTATAATTCATCAGACATTATTGATCAACTTGATATATCCCAAGCAAAACTCTCTCTGCCTTTGTCTCTGGATCAAGATTATTTTAGCCCTAtaactcctcctcctcctctctcagATTCTAATTTCCCTAATTTTCCTAATTGCATTAATGATCAAGAACCAAATATTGTGAGTACTCTTGCAAGAGCTGACCATGATGATTCAACTGGAGGAATAAATCTTGGAGAATATGCTGATGATGATCATGATCAGAACATGTTGAGTTGGCAGGATATTTTAGA GCAAATTTCATGGTCAGAATGA
- the LOC121976404 gene encoding WEB family protein At5g16730, chloroplastic-like produces MFYSKSKSGLSDASINRGAPTTPKASKSGKSGSIKADPALPSPQQPARLSIDRSLKSVDAKTNIEQYRSPKITTPDKQPRLIKGSELQGQLSAIQDELKKAKERLASVEKEKIQILEELRYAKGCANEANDKLQDALVAQRIAEEASEIDKFRADELEQSGIDDALKKEDELQKELEIVQNQHAMDVAALLATTKELQRVQNELLMTTEAKNSALKHADDAMKIAEINAEKVELLSKEFNRLIVFLDSVQECKNTDPPAHNGFLSREVSHSQALLDVSQECENKEPSVLVANGTNLCEQSNLVRDRLKKEIERLVSVDAKKNKQVEDLQAQLNLVQEDLTKANELLASVKVEKTLILKELKEANSLVEETSDKLKENFAAQRRAEEALETYKIHLTKLEQESIESVQKREDLKKKLDTVEKRNALNTATLISTMKELEQVKHVLSLAIDAKDTALTLACDAMTSSEINSEKVEFLLSEVEHYKSLLNSKMGLESELLAVKKELENAKATETRLVEMEVLVEALTVEVSDAKNSVSEISYLVDQWKKKAELLEAQLEETSESRKSSLETLASVKQQLEDCYALLQDKECEFSVLIGKVDSLNLEVSKHEAELDGSNQKLVVAQQEAAEMEKMIALLKSDLQIMEKSKIQALNDEKIAKSNIECLTEQRENLENELDISRCELEKAKKVMEGLASAFHEVSTEAHEIQEKFLCKQAEVEDSHAQIEELRMTIMKNQESYEEMLEKLKNERVCLQDTLVRFEMVFENSVSDWDLKALDFLNSIKRSEEEIVTMKVDMDEISVSLKAADMRIKAAKDNEIQLMDKLQHFESKASIFKVEADEAKAEKLQLMELLLVTQNDLLSKIQENNDLKIRETSALDKVQELSSQLAEVAAKKAMPNGEISKNVNRFDLAMRFVSLEETTYDEQLNSEVPPEKQEEHSNGFETIQEVKSKNNAPEEVQVDTESKSCENGKTMEKDLSMEREYEVDSMNDESDMKDGANWNVENGLPSDNIQNDRASPNKQEQQQKKKKAFMQKFGSILKKKSNLK; encoded by the coding sequence AAGCAACCAAGGCTGATAAAAGGATCAGAGTTGCAGGGACAACTGAGTGCAATTCAGGATGAATTGAAGAAGGCAAAGGAGAGATTGGCATCTGTTGAGAAGGAGAAAATCCAAATTCTCGAGGAACTAAGGTATGCTAAGGGATGTGCCAATGAGGCGAATGACAAACTTCAGGATGCTCTTGTTGCTCAAAGGATTGCGGAGGAAGCTTCTGAGATTGACAAGTTCCGGGCAGATGAATTGGAGCAATCTGGCATTGATGATGCACTAAAGAAGGAAGATGAGTTGCAGAAGGAGCTTGAAATTGTTCAAAACCAACATGCCATGGATGTTGCAGCACTTCTAGCGACGACTAAGGAGCTGCAAAGAGTGCAAAATGAACTTTTGATGACGACCGAGGCAAAGAACAGCGCTTTGAAACACGCTGATGATGCCATGAAGATTGCTGAGATCAATGCAGAGAAAGTGGAGTTGTTGTCCAAGGAATTTAACCGCTTAATAGTGTTTCTTGATTCAGTGCAGGAGTGTAAGAATACAGATCCTCCAGCACACAATGGATTCCTTTCCAGAGAAGTTAGCCATTCACAAGCATTGCTTGATGTTTCGCAGGAGTGTGAGAACAAAGAACCTTCAGTTCTTGTTGCGAACGGAACAAACTTGTGTGAGCAATCAAACTTAGTTCGGGACCGTTTAAAGAAGGAAATTGAAAGATTGGTTTCTGTTGACGCCAAGAAGAACAAGCAGGTAGAAGATTTACAAGCACAATTAAACTTAGTTCAGGAAGACTTGACGAAGGCAAATGAACTATTGGCTTCTGTCAAAGTAGAGAAGACTCTCATTTTAAAGGAATTAAAGGAAGCCAACAGTTTGGTTGAAGAAACAAGTGATAAACTCAAGGAGAATTTTGCTGCTCAAAGGAGGGCTGAGGAGGCTTTGGAAACCTACAAGATCCATTTAACTAAGTTGGAACAGGAAAGCATTGAAAGTGTTCAGAAGAGagaagatttgaagaaaaagcTTGACACTGTTGAAAAGAGGAATGCTTTGAATACTGCCACTTTGATTTCAACCATGAAGGAGCTTGAACAGGTGAAACATGTACTTTCATTGGCCATTGATGCAAAAGACACTGCACTAACTCTGGCTTGTGATGCCATGACGAGTTCTGAAATCAATTCAGAAAAGGTAGAGTTCCTCTTAAGTGAAGTTGAACATTATAAGTCCTTGCTAAATTCGAAGATGGGGTTGGAATCTGAGCTATTAGCAGTGAAGAAGGAACTTGAAAACGCAAAGGCCACTGAAACCAGGTTGGTAGAGATGGAAGTGCTAGTAGAAGCACTTACAGTTGAGGTCAGTGATGCAAAGAATTCAGTATCAGAAATTAGTTATCTTGTGGATCAATGGAAGAAGAAAGCAGAGCTGCTAGAAGCTCAAttagaggagacaagtgagtctaGGAAATCTTCATTGGAGACTCTTGCTTCAGTTAAGCAACAACTTGAGGATTGCTATGCCCTCTTGCAGGATAAAGAGTGTGAGTTTTCTGTTCTTATAGGCAAGGTGGACTCACTAAATCTTGAGGTTTCTAAGCACGAAGCTGAACTTGATGGATCTAATCAGAAATTGGTTGTAGCACAACAGGAAGCAGCAGAAATGGAGAAAATGATTGCACTATTGAAATCGGACCTTCAAATTATGGAAAAGTCAAAAATTCAGGCATTGAATGATGAGAAGATAGCAAAATCAAATATTGAATGCCTGACAGAACAAAGGGAAAATTTGGAAAATGAGCTAGATATAAGTCGGTGCGAACTTGAGAAAGCTAAGAAGGTGATGGAAGGCTTGGCTTCAGCATTCCATGAAGTATCAACAGAAGCACACGAAatacaagaaaaattcttatgCAAACAAGCAGAGGTTGAGGACTCCCATGCTCAGATTGAGGAGTTGAGAATGACTATTATGAAAAATCAAGAAAGTTATGAGGAAATGCTGGAAAAGTTGAAAAACGAGAGAGTCTGCCTTCAAGACACTCTCGTAAGATTTGAAATGGTGTTTGAAAATTCTGTATCTGACTGGGATTTAAAAGCTCTTGATTTCTTAAATTCTATCAAAAGATCAGAGGAGGAGATTGTCACAATGAAAGTAGACATGGACGAAATCAGTGTCTCTCTGAAAGCAGCAGACATGAGGATAAAagctgctaaagataatgaaATCCAGCTGATGGATAAGCTACAGCATTTTGAGTCAAAAGCAAGTATCTTCAAAGTAGAAGCAGACGAAGCTAAGGCTGAGAAACTGCAGCTGATGGAGCTGTTATTGGTTACACAGAATGATCTGCTAAGTAAAATTCAGGAGAACAATGACCTCAAGATCCGAGAAACTTCAGCCTTAGACAAGGTTCAAGAACTTTCTTCACAGCTAGCTGAGGTCGCTGCCAAGAAGGCAATGCCAAATGGTGAAATATCAAAAAATGTGAATCGGTTTGATTTAGCAATGCGATTTGTTTCCCTTGAGGAAACTACTTATGATGAGCAACTCAATTCAGAAGTACCACCGGAAAAGCAAGAGGAACATAGCAATGGTTTTGAAACAATCCAAGAAGTGAAGAGTAAAAACAATGCTCCAGAAGAAGTACAAGTAGACACGGAATCTAAGTCATGCGAAAATGGCAAGACCATGGAAAAGGATTTGtcaatggagagagagtatgaggTTGATTCAATGAATGATGAATCAGACATGAAGGATGGCGCCAACTGGAATGTGGAAAATGGATTGCCATCAGATAACATCCAAAATGACAGAGCCTCACCGAATAAGCAGGAACAgcagcaaaagaaaaagaaggctTTCATGCAGAAATTTGGGAGTATATTGAAAAAGAAGAGCAACCTCAAGTAG